The Hordeum vulgare subsp. vulgare chromosome 7H, MorexV3_pseudomolecules_assembly, whole genome shotgun sequence DNA window aattcctcttgtttgtgctcatcccacacacggacaccaccccacagctgtaaaagttcatcaactaatggccttaggtacacatcgatgtcgttgccgggttgcttcggaccttggatgagcactggcatcataatgaacttccgcttcatgcacaaccaaggaggaaggttgtagatgcatagagtcacgggccaggtgctatggctggagctctgctcgccaaaaggattcatgccatccgtacttagagcaaatcttatgttccttgcgtcagctgcaaaatctttgaaccatctgtcgatctttctccattgcgttccatctgcggtgtgtctcaactccccgtccgacttacggtcctctttgtgccatcgcaacaacttggcatgctctttgttcctgaacagacgtttcaaccgtggtattataggagcataccacatcaccttggcgggaaccctcttcctgggtttctggccctcaacatcgtcaccagggtcatcgcctctgatcttataacgcaatgcagtgcataccgggcattcattcaaattctcgtattcaccgcggtagaggatgcagtcgttgatgcatgcatgtatcttcagaacctctaaacctagagggcagacaaccttctttgcttcgtacgtactggtgggcaactcgttatcctttggaaacatattcttcaacattttcagcaagttttcaaatgccgagtcagctacacctgcctctgccttccatttcagcaaatccagtgtgcagcccagctttttcagaccatcatcgcatccggggtacagcgcctttctgtgatcctctaacatgcgatccaaattctccctctccttttcagtttcgcagcgtctccgtgcatcagcaatggtccgaccaagatcatcaacgggatcatcacgtgcctcttcttcaccttccccttcaccttcagcatcctccatgaaagtatcaccgaaatgagcaagatagctttcatcgatgaaatcatccccttcttcatcttcttccattataacccctctttctccatgcttggtccaacaattatagcttggcatgaaaccgtgccgaagcagatgcatgtgaacatctcttgaggaagagtaacccttctgattcttacagttaacacatggacagataacaaaacccccccgcttgttcgcattagccactacgaggaaatctttcaaacccgtagtgaactcgccggagagtcggttaacgtacatccattgccgattcatctgcattattataatataaaatatataattaaccatcatgcatttgttaaactaactagctacaaacaatataaattaaacaatgaactacacacatgcatattttatcaatgacacatcaaaggttcatcaagttgctaaccgcgatcgaggagtgtggctccaacacttcatgtcatgtttgtttcatgctcttggggcatttcatcaaacaccttatgtgcataagaggaaccaaaagcaaacctacacccacttgtgaagagaatggctccaaatggctaagtgttggctgctggatgggtatatataggggaggggctttagttgcggttggcctggcaaaccgtgactaaaggtgcccgaaggcctttagtcgcggttgtcctggccaaccgcgactaaagcccctcacgtgcaccagctggccaccgagcgccctgggcccaggcctttggtcgcggttcacctccagaaccgcgactaaaggtcccattagtcgcggttcctacagcttcgcgacttatggggctggacggaagcctgtttttccaccagtggctTTTAGAAAGCCATAGGCATAACGCCAACTATGCCGACGGCCCCGACAAAAAGCCGTCGGCATAGAATAAGCCGTAGGCGTAGTAGATTATTCTGATAGTGAATGCTGATTTTATCTTTTTCATATCTCATATCTCGTAATGTGTTTCAGTTTGAAATTTTGCATGACAATAAAACTTTATCCTCTTAACATTTTGTATTTTTTAAagattttttcaaaacttttaaATATATTTTCCTCGTTGTTTTTACCGGTTTTCATCAAAATTTGGTTTCTGTATGATATTCTCCTCAATCTGGACACACCCGCAGATGTTTAATGTGTCAAATATGCCAAGTCCGGCCTCTATATTAACGCGATGACCAAGTTAATTTGGGTTGGACGACCAATGTGCAGCGAAGCTGGTGTACAGTGCGGGTGTTTGCAGGTTATACATACGTGTATTTTTCCATTTTGACGGAACATAAATGTATTTTCCCACAGAAGAAACTTATTTGCTCCGTCATGAAATACATAAGTGCCCCACAGAAATTGCACAAGGGGAAGAGATCGATGGGTACGGTATCTATTTTCTGTTAGACGCATTTACATGGCAAATCCTGAGAGGATAGGACGAGTGCAGTTCTGGCATATCCCGTCGGTATCATCACATCAACGCGAATCCGAGTGTTTTGTAGTCGCATCCTGACCTCGCTGCTACATGCCAAGGTGGTAATCAACCGCTATATTCCACACAATCAACTTTGCGAGATTGATACAAATCACTCGCGAGGGGACCCGCCGTCCCGAGCACTGTTATTTCAACGGACTTGAGCGTAGACGTTTCTTGTTTGCTTGCATGTTCAAGCCTAGCTAGAGGCACCCTTCTTCCTACGGGGACCAGTGGCGATTCCACTAGGGGGGTTTCAATAGGCTGAAACTTACCCTCTAGAATTCCTATTTCAGCTAAATATACTATTTAATAATTATACGAAGGTGCTCAACATGTTAATTacaatgcatttactaattagggTTGAAAAGTGATGTTTTGAGCCTACCCTTCAGTCCCATGCTAGACTCGCCACTGATGGGGACCACATATATTAGGACCAGCAATGCATAGTCTTTGGATTGATAATTCAGGTCATAGCTAGAAAGGGGAAAGTGTTTCAATCATTCACGATTGATCTAAGTAGAGATGGCTAAGATGCATGTTGCAATCTTTGTGCTGATTTTTAGAAATTGGAAAAAATATTAATGTTTGCGCCCATTTGCACTTTGGTGTAGATCCAAACACTAATTAATTAAACCAACGGTAGTAGTAACCTCTAAATATTAGTTTATGAAACTCATTCTATTCCCTTATATAAGGACAGTATGAAAAACATATTTCCCATCTATATAAGGTCACCAACAGTATTCGTGATAAAATTAATGATATTTGCTCGTACTGGTTATTTTTTTCTCAAttctcccttgcatgcatgcaacatAATAATGATTCTGGTTGACGAAAAGAAAAACTGATTTACAAAGTAGTCATTAAATTTTATCTTGATACATGTAATCTAAATTTGTAACATTAAataaaggaatggagggagtacggtTACCTTATTTAATAGAAATCCTTCTAAAATACTGACTTCGCGAGTTTGTACCACTTTTTTTAACCCCTTCTGGAGTTTTGCCACATTCTATCTGGTGGGATCCACTATTAGTTTGACTTGACTTGCTGAGTCAATTTCTGAACACTTTTATTTTCCCCTTAGGTTGGCAGTGAATTTTAATGGAAGAGAACTTTTTGTATGGAAGAATGCAAGAGAAGCCAGTCAGTCTGAGAATGACCTTTTCCGTTCTCGGTCATAGCGGGTCCCACTGCCAGCGACGTAGCAAAACCATAGCAACCGCGAGAGCCTCTGGGAAACGGAATGGGCCTACCAGAAATCCAGCATGAGCCAATCACAGGCCTTCTCGCTGGATGCATACTCCCCACCAGCCAATGAGAACGCAGATAAGGCCCGCGGGTTCGCCCGATAAACGCACCAAAAGTGCAAAGTACACACGACGCGGTCCCACAAGAAAAGCGTACGTACAAGCCGGGGGCCACCTACTCGGCTACGCCCCTTCTGCTATAAACCTAGACCCGCGATATTTTCGCCGCAAATTTAATTTGGCACCTACACAGTACGACTGCAAGCAGCCAGTGCGCGACGCGGCGGTGAAACGGAGTAGCTGGCTGGTTTGGTGCGCTAGCGCGGCTTTGGTTTTCATTTGATGAGCTGCTCGGGGAAGGCCGCGGCGGACGGCGCCATGGGGAGCAAGGCGGCGCGGGCGTGCGACGGCTGCCTGCGGCGGCGGGCGAGGTGGTACTGCGCCGCGGACGACGCGTTCCTGTGCCAGGGGTGCGACACCTCGGTGCACTCCGCGAACCCTCTCGCGCGGAGGCATGAGCGGGTGCGCCTGCGGCCTACGTCGCCGCTGGCCCCGCGGGAGAGGCGCCGCGGCGACGAGGTCGTGCCGGCGTGGTTCAAGCGCAAGGCGCGGACCCCGCGCTCTCAGGCCAAGGGCGTCGGACGTCTTCTCTCGAGGCGGCTCGTCGTGCCGGAGTCGTCCGGCGGGGAATCGCCGGAAGAGCACAAGTGTGACGTGGAGACCGACGAGGAGGAGCTTCTGTACCGCGTGCCCATCTTCGATCCAGCCCTCGCGGAGCTCTGCTCGCCGCTGTCTCTCGAGGAAGCGACGGCGGCCGTTGCGTCATGCTGCAATGAGGATGGTGTCGTCCTCGAGAACCCGACGAAGCCAACAACCGCGATGCCGTCTCCGGCGGCGGTTGAGTTCTTCCCCGACAGCCTCGTAAACTTGGGCCCCACGGACGCCGAGCTCATGGAGTTCGCCGCGGACATGGAGGCCCTTCTTGGCCGGCCTGGCATGGACGACGGCAACGAGGAAGAACCGTTCTGCATGGAGGCATTGGGCCTCATCGAGCCGATGGACGTAGAGGGCGGGCGAGTCAAGCTGGAGATCGACCCCATGCGAGCGTGCGGCCTCGAGCAGAAGCCGGAGGTGTCCGGCGATATGTTCGACATCGACTTCGACTACCACTACGACTCGCCTCAGGGGACGCCGGACGAGAACGCGGGAAGCAGCGGTGCCAGTGCGGACGCCCAGTTCACCCCGAGGAGCCTCGCGCTCAATCTAAACTACGACGCCATCATGGAGAACTGGGGGAGCTCGCCGTGGGCCGACGACGAGAGGCCGAACGTGAAGCTCGATGACTGCTGGCCGCACGACTACTACTCGCTGCACGAGGGCGCTTGGATGATGGGAGGAGTGGTTGGCCATGGCGGGGAGGGGCTGGGGACGCCGAGGCCGAGGATGGACGGCGGCAGGGAGGCGCGGGTGTCGCGGTACCGGGAGAAGCGGCGGACGCGGCTCTTCTCAAAGAAGATCCGGTACGAGGTGCGCAAGCTCAACGCCGAGAAGCGGCCGCGGATGAAGGGCCGCTTCGTCAAGCGGGCCAACGGCGCCGGAGGCGGCGTGCCCGTCGCCATCGCCACGGCGTGCGTCGCGTAGCTGCCGATCGTGCAATGCTGTCGGTGTGCATGCATGGCCCTGCACGCTGCGTGTGGGCTCGCCATGAAATGCCGCGTGCGCGCACACGCACACAAAACAACTCGTCGAAACTGCTCGTAATTTAGTTACTTTCCTTTTCCAGTCACGGTATGGTGCATCCTACTGAGTATCCAAGGAATTTCAGGTCGCTCTGATCAGCTAGCTCGCGCTAGCTAGGGTCGAAGAAATGAATAATATCGAGTTTTTTGAGTTTTCTTACATGATGATGGTGAATATTACTGAGTTTTACTTTATGAAAATAATCTCCTTTTTACGCGAAATTAAGGAGCTTTATTGCATGAGAGACATTTGGTTACATTCAGCCAAAAGACTACAAACTAAGGTCCTGTTTAGAACCACTcaaattatataatccagtttttataatttaTTCTATCTTCAAACAAgacagattatggtgtagattataaaaactagatgattaaggccttgtttggaaccataatagattataataatctagattatgaagatagattatataatctggtttataaaaataatctaggtggacatgtttggaggtcagattatataaactctAATCCAGgtcttacattgcataatgacctgtctgccctctgttttttttaaaaagaggatggcggcggtggtaggaatgtaattatctccaactttacaagggtaatggatcattagcaattcataatctgattttagctggtgtagagtagattatgagtttttaataatctatccatcgagtttttataatctacaccataatctgtcctgtttggagacaaaatagattataaaactgaattatataatctgggtggttcccaACAGGGCCTAAATTATTAAAACTcatagctaaaatcagattatggattgttaatgacccattacccttgtaaagttggagataatcacATTCCTACCACCGTCACCCTCCTCTTTAAAGAAAAATATAGGTCACacatgtcattatgcaatgtaaaacctggattacagtttatataatctggcctccaaacatgttcacctagattatttttataaaccagattatgtaatctatcttcataatccagattatcataatctattatggttccaaacatggCCTAAGCAAGGATGGACATGAGCCTAGCCAACAATCTGAAACTGGTAGAGAAGTTGCCTGTTTCGACAAGAGTCGATTACATCACTTATGTCATAACTTGGCACAAAAAGTTAGTTTAGTGCTAAAACTTATAAGATACATTATACTGGTGTTACAAGTTGATTTTGATGTACATATACGATGCAAATCACGTTTCTATATGAATATAATGCTGATTAGGCACGCCATGATGGCATAGGGCCAGCTGTCAGCGACTCGACCACGTGTGCCTTCTATTTTGCAACAATAATACTTGAATTTTTTATTCCCACATAAGTATCCTTGTGTGCGACCCATATTGTTCTCAAAATGAAAGCGCGTGGGGTCCATCTATCAATGATCCATAGTATTGTGCACTAATTATATACGTGGAGATTCAATCGCGTGGCCTCTCGGATGTAGGAGCACAGGGCAACCCAAAAAAACCCATAATGTTTCTTTTGATTACCTTTATTTAGATACCTTGTGATTAGGGCAATGCTACGAGTCGTGTGGCGGATCTTTTTCAAAGACCCACCACCATGTCAGCCGTTAGATCTGGTGCCAATCACCGGTCAGTCTCGCCCTTATCATTGCAACGACGGGTGTGTTGCAGAATCTTTGGTTACAAATGTCATGTTGCGGAaactattgttggaaatatgccctagaggcaataataaattagttattattatatttctttgttcatgataatcgtttattatccatgctataattgtattgattggaaacacaatacttgtgtggatacatagacaaaacactgtccctagtaagcctctagttaactagctcgttgatcaaagatggtcaagttttcctggccataggcaagtgttgtcacttgataacgggatcacatcattaggagaatcatgtgatggactagacccaaactaatagacgtagcatgttgattgtgtcattttgttgctgctgttttctgcgtgtcaagtatttgttcctatgaccatgagatcatataactcacggacaccggaagaatgctttgtgtgtatcaaacgtcgcaacgtaactgggtgactataaagatgctctacaggtatctccgaaggtgttcgttgagttagtatggatcgagactgggatttgtcactccgtgtgacgaagaggtatctcggggcccactcggtaatacaacatcacacacaagccttgcaagcaatgtaacttagtgtaagttgcgggatcttgtattacggaacgagtaaagatacttgccggtaaacgagattgaaataggtatgcggatactgacgatcgaatctcgggcaagtaacataccgaaggacaaagggaatgacatacgggattatatgaatccttggtactgaggttcaaacgataagatcttcgtagaatatgtaggatccaatatgggcatccaggtcccgctattggatattgaccgaggagtctctcgggtcatgtctacatagttctcgaacccgcagggtatgcacacttaaggttcgatgttgttttatgcgtgtttgagttatatggttggttaccgaatgttgttcggagtcccggatgagatcacggacgtcacgagggtttccagaatggtccggaaacgaagattgatatataggatgacctcatttgattaccggaaggttttcggagttaccgggaatgtaccaggaatgacgaatgggttccgggagttcaccgggggggggcacccaccccggaaagcccatgggtgtttggggtgccgcaccagcccttagtgggctggtgagacagcccaagagaggcctatgcgcataggaaagaaaatcaaagaggaaaggaaaaaaaagaaggaggtgggaaagggaagaaggactccaccttccaaaccaagtggatttcggtttgggagggggagaccttcccccttggctcggccgactcccttgggagtccttggaccccaagggaagtctcccccctcctcctcctatatatagtggggttttagggctgatttgagacgacttttccacgacagcccgaccacatatctccacggtttcacctctagatcgcgtttctgcggagctcgggcggagccctgctgagagaagatcatcaccaacctccggagcgccgtcaggctgccggagaactcttctacctctccgtatctcttgctggatcaagaaggccgagatcatcgtcgagctgtacgtgtgctgaacgcggaggtgccgtccgttcggcactagatcgtgggactgttcgcgggatagttcgcggggcggatcgagggacgtgaggacgttccactacatcaaccgcgttcactaacgcttctgctgtacggtctacaagggtacgtagatcacacatcccctctcatagatggacatcaccatgataggtcttcgtgcgcgtaggaaattttttgtttcccatgcgacgttccccaacagtggcatcatgagctaggttcatgcgtagatgtcttctcgagtagaacacaaatgtttttgtgggcggtgatgtgcgttttgctgccctccttagtcttttcttgattccgcggtattgttggatcgaagcggctcggaccgacattactcgtacgcttacgagagactggtttcatcgctacgagtaactccgttgctcaaagatgactggcgggtgtcagtttc harbors:
- the LOC123409306 gene encoding zinc finger protein CONSTANS-LIKE 16-like; this encodes MSCSGKAAADGAMGSKAARACDGCLRRRARWYCAADDAFLCQGCDTSVHSANPLARRHERVRLRPTSPLAPRERRRGDEVVPAWFKRKARTPRSQAKGVGRLLSRRLVVPESSGGESPEEHKCDVETDEEELLYRVPIFDPALAELCSPLSLEEATAAVASCCNEDGVVLENPTKPTTAMPSPAAVEFFPDSLVNLGPTDAELMEFAADMEALLGRPGMDDGNEEEPFCMEALGLIEPMDVEGGRVKLEIDPMRACGLEQKPEVSGDMFDIDFDYHYDSPQGTPDENAGSSGASADAQFTPRSLALNLNYDAIMENWGSSPWADDERPNVKLDDCWPHDYYSLHEGAWMMGGVVGHGGEGLGTPRPRMDGGREARVSRYREKRRTRLFSKKIRYEVRKLNAEKRPRMKGRFVKRANGAGGGVPVAIATACVA